Within the Gimesia sp. genome, the region GTGGCTGTCGCGATCCAGGTCGAAACGTCTGAGACCTCCCGCAGGTTCCAGATGATTATGCTGCCGCACTCGCCGCCTGAGGGCATGATGCATCCGGACCGTACGTATCAATGAACTGCTTGTAATCGGCCGGCAGTGAAAGACCGAGTTCCGACTCGACGGTCTGCCAGGTTCTTTTAAAACTGTGGGGGTTTGCTGGAGGTGGTAGTAATTCTAGCAGACGTTTCCAATGATCCATCTTGATTGATTCCTGTCGGGATACTTTGAGTCAAAAAGTAAAGAAGGTCTTATGATTCAACTGTTGCTCCTGCCGCTTTGAGCATCTTGCAGATTATCTTACTTTGCCTTGCAAGCTGAAGAGCAGTCTTTCCATTTGGAAGCTGGTCATTTGGATCGGCTCCATGTGCGAGCAGGATTCGTACTCGATCTTCAAATTTTCGATTACTCGCCAGTAACAGTGGGGTCCACCCATCCTCATCCTTGCAAGAAACTTTGGCTCCCGCAGAAAGTAGGATTTCAACACAATCTGGTGCATAGTCTGATGAAGCAGCGAGTTGAAGGGCGGTACGCCCCTCTGGTCCTTCGAAGTTTGGATCAGCCCCGGCATGCAGAAGAATCTTAACCAGTTCTTCGTCGCAAGCCGTTTCAATCGCTGCAATCAGCGGAGACTCTCCATTTGGTAAAACAGCGTTCGGGTCCACTCCTTCGTTAAGAAGCTGGCGTGTTTTCTTCTGATCCAACATCAGAATCGCTTCCAGCAATGGTGGCCACTTTGAGGCATCATATGGTTTCCTGGGTTTGAAAAAGATTTCGCCGGATCTCTCTTGAAACCAGGCAGAATCTAATTCGAGTCCAAATTCATCTACCTGGCCGGAAAATAATTGAACTAAAAATCCTGAGAGTGAAGTATCATAACGCACGAATTTTCGATCCCCAGTAATAAATATGACAGGCCAGGAATCAGGACTCCCATTGGTTAACCAGCAGAATTGCCGACGGGACTCATCTGCTCCCCAGGTAAAAAGTCCAGGAGAACTGGGGAATACATCGAATGGTGAGCCATGATATTCGAGGATTCTCTGCATCTCGACTACATCACGCTTGAAAGGTCTGGCAAATGGGTTAAATACCCTTAGTGAAAAAATCCCCGAGGAATCCTTGAAAGTTCCGCTTCCGTATGTCAAAGCAAAGTCTCGCAAGTCATTTGGCAATATGATTCCCATCTCGCTCTGAATGACATCCCATTGACCGGGTTGCTCAATCTCAGTGAGTTGTTGTGGAGGAGGTACTAGTTCGATCAGTTGTGATAGATCGTTTCCGTTCTCATTCACTGCAATTTCCCAAATTTCAGAGGAGTAAAACAGGGGGTGGGAATCGAATACGGGTATTATGATTACTGCTTTAGCAAACTGTTTTCATCAGCTTAACGATTTTCAGCTACAGGGTCGAGTTTCTTTTTTGTAAAATGCTTGGTTTGGTCTTTGACTGGGGTTCCCTGGGGAGCCTGTATTGAAATCTCAGTCGCCAGGCGGGCGGACACATGGGGCCGCACCCTACGTTTGGGGTGGCTCGGTTGTGGATTGATTTCGTGAGCTGTGACCTCCTGCTCGCTGCGCTCGGCCCGGGTTTCATCCGGGCTCGCCCCTTTTACTTTTCCGTTCTGCCGAGTCAGATCGCCCGATGATAATTGAATTGAGGGTTACACTCTGTGCAACCACTATTGAAATGGCTCAAGATCGCGCTGTTTATCGCAGAAGAAGTTCCAAATCAGGTCGCTGAGTTTTCAATGGAGCAAGTTCGTTTACATTGATGTTCGCTGGGATGATGAGCGTTTTCAGATTCGGAAGCATTCGCAACTGATTCAAACCGGCTGCGGTGATCCTGGTATCATGAATGTCCAGGACTTCCAGACTCCACATGGCAGTCAGTTCTGAGAGACCGGCGTCGGTAATTGGATTCCCCCACAGCGACATCCTTTTGACATCCTTCAGAATCCCAATTTCATCGAGTTGTTGATCGGTGATTCCGGTCTCTGCCAGATAGAGGCGATCAATATTTCCAGCCCAGCGAAGTTGTTTGATGAGGTCGTCGGTGACGGGATGACCTTCGAGATGCACGTAGGTGATCCCGCTGAATTGAGCCTGTTTGATTTTCGCTCCTGCGGCTTTCAGTTGCTCTGAAATCTCTTTGAGCCGTTTTGTGGGGTCGTCATACTTTTGTGGTTTTGCCTTGGAGGTTGGGGCGAGATTGGGGATGTCGCGCTGTGGTAACTTTCGTAGTTCTGCTTTGAGGTTCAAGTCGTCCGCAAGCGATTGAGTGAGTGCTTTGCCGACCGCCTGCGGCCTGGTGATCGAATCAGTGAAGTCGGCTCCGTAACTGACTTGTAGCGTCCCCGGGACTCGACTTGTTGCGCGGCGTAATCCACCGGGCGATCCGTTCACGAATCCGGATTTCGTTTTAATCAGCCAATCATCAGAGTCGTAAAAGAGGAACAATTCTGCCTCCAGATCACCAGTCAGAGTCTGTTCAAAGCCGACAGAGTCACTGACAGTCTCCACCGATTGACGTGGAGGTCCTGGTGAACCTGCGATGAGAAGTTGACCAGGGTGAAAGAGAAATTTTGCCCACTGGCTCAACGAAGTCGCGCGCGAGTAAAGAGTCTCATTTTCTTCCAGATCGAAGAAGCTCAGCTTGCCGCGACTCGGAATGTATCCGGCAATGCTGCCATTCCTGTTCCAGAAGAGATGTTGCCCGGGTAAGTCGGCGCGGTTTTGTTCGAGATCGTCAATTGCCAGTAAAGAAGTCGTGTATTGCATAGTCGAACCGTTGGCTGGCAATTTGTTTCTGATCAACTTATAGGAAGTTGCTGTAATCAAATTCCCTGACGGATTAACGCCGCCGACTCCGATTCCTGAATCAGGAAACATCCTCGTTTGCAGCGACCCTCCAGTCCTGGCATCGATCACTCTGATCTCGTCAATGCCGGCACTACCATCGTTGCCTGGTGTCAGTGCAGCGACGATTTTCGATTCATCTGAGTTCCAACCGGCGTAGATGACTGCTTTGCTCGATCTGGCATAGTCTCGTTCAATTTTACCAGTCTGAAGATTCCAGATGAGAATCCCTCCACCGTTTCCGTCATACCAGTCTCCCACTGAGATAAGCACGTGTTTCCCAGCTTTAGAAAACTGAGCAGACGTGAATGCCCCTTCAAAGTAAGAGTCTCCTTTTTCTCTTTGCAGTGATTGCAGGACCTCGCCTGAGGTCAGGTCCATGATTCTTAATTCATTATCCCGAAGAAGTACTTTGTCTTCAGTTGGATGAAAAGAGCCATAGTCGATATTCTTCAAATGATATTTCAACTCCCCCAGTTTCAGATCCCAGATGGCACTGGGTTGCCCCGGATTCCCCCAGCCTGATTTGCCTGTCAGCAGCCAGCGACCTGATGGCGAGAATGCCAGGGGAAGATGGTATGCTGCCGCAAACAACGACGTCTGGGTGGGGATCTCAATCGTAGGAGAATTCGGTAGCGGTCCGTGCAGGCTTATGGTTTTCTGCTTCGAATCAACGTGCAACCGCCAATGATTCCTTGTGACCCACCAGCGATTGTCTGTTGATGACTGATAGGTCGGCCATTTCTCTTTGGGAGGGGCTTTTTCATGCCGATCCAAGGGCCAGAGTTCCACTTTTCCCTGGGGGTAATTCAACAAAATCTCATCATTCACAAAGTCGGCATCAAGTGCAGTTCGTGGAATAGAGAGCAAGGGAAATACCGTCGCTGTCTCCCAGACGATCACGCGCGGTGTGTACCAGAATTCGCCTGATCCGATGGTGAGAAATCTGCTACCATCGTCGTTGAACTCAACGGTGCGAATTGTAATGGGAGAACAGAACCGTTGTTGTACCTTACCTGTTTTTAGATTCCACAGAATTCCAATGTTACCAGAACCTGCTAACAAGAATTGTTGATCAGGTGAGAGCTTCGCTGCGCTGATTTCTCCCTCTGTCGGAAATTCGTTAAGAGTTTCGCCTGTTTCCAGATTCCAGACACGAATCGTTTCTGGTCCGCAGGAAGCGACGAAAACTGGCTGCCCGTCGTTGATCAACAGGATGTTGGAATAATTAGAGTATTTATACCTGGTGAGGTCGATATCGCGAATGACTTCTCCATTCCGCTTATTCAACAGCCTCACCATCTCTGATGACTTCAATAACACGCGACCGTTTTGCAAGAACCTGGCAGAGAAATTTCTGGTGTTGAACGGATACTGCCGCAACGCGAGTCCCGTTTTCACATCCCACAAAACAGCACTTGCCTGATGTCTCGTCAGCAGATGTCCTGATTCAGGGTCATAGTCGTCAACACGATCGGCAGATGCAAGCCCCCATTGCTGAATGAAGAGTTCCTGTTCCGCAGCGCAAGAATTCCTTGCAAGAGTGGCGATGAACAAAATTAAGCTGATTTCCAGAGTACGATTCCAGGAAAGCATCTCACACTCCATGAAAAATAAATGCCGTGCCATGTCGAGCTTGAAATCTCATATGACAATTTACGTCTGCTGCTCTATTGATGAATTTTGGGGTGATGGCGATCACGGGAGTGCGACAACAGAGCACATAACAACACTCCCAGCCCTTAATTTCAAACTTGACGAAGCACCAGATTGAGATCCATTCTTTGTTGGTGTGCACTGCTTTCGCAATCCATCTTCCTTCAGCTTAGCAATTTTCAGCTACAGGGGTGAGTTTCTTTTTTGTAAAATGGTTCGTTTGGTCGCTGGTTGAGGTTCCTGTGGTTGACTGCATTGAAATCTCAGTCGCCAGGCGGGCGGACACATGGGGCCGCACCCTACGGTTTGGGGTGGGGGGGCGAACGTGGCTTGATTTTGTTAGCTGTGACTTCCTGCTCGCAGCGCTCGGCCCGGGTTGTATTCGGGGGCGCCGGTTCTGGATTTGGGGGCGTGCTGGCGATCATCGTTTCAACCGGGGCTAATGCCCTGCGGCTAATTGGTTTTTATTGCAGTCCGGGTTCCTGACAAGACGGGGGCAGGATTGCTTCGGCTGCTGTTCATTTCCGGTTTGGGGTGGGTGGTTCGAACGTGGCTTGATTTTGATAGCTGTGACCTCCTGCTCACGGGGCTCGCCCCGAATTGCATTCGGGGTTACCCGGTTATTTGAACTGATTTCCTGAATTTCAGACTTTCGTTGTCATGTTGTGTGATCTTGCTGAATGGCTTGTGGGGGTCAAGGGGAATTGTGCTTTGATTCTGATTTGAAAGGGGGGGAGTTGCTGGTGAGTGTCGCGCGAAATGCTCTGAAAGTGCTCCGAAATGATTTGAAATTCTACGAGACATCGGGAACCGGTTCCGTTTGTGCTGGTGAAAAACTGGAAAAATCGACGGCGATTCAGGTGGATCTGAGTCACTGGTGCATCGTGTTCCAGTGCTCGCATCGTCCGCCTCGCGCGCGAAGCACAATTGCGATAAATTACGGTTCGGGAAGAGCCGATCAAGGTCAAACTGTTCAGGGAAATGGAACAGAAGGGAACTGGAAATCGTGAGGTTGTTCTCAAGCCGACTGACGGGGACGCCTAACGGACGTCCCTTTGGTAGAGGGGTTCGCTGATGCCGGTGGCTTCGTCGACGGACCAGGGGAGCCAGGTGAAGGCGACTTCGTTGATCATCAGGTCGGATTTGCGGGGGCGGACGAGGTACTCTTCGATTTCGAGGTCTTCGGGACGGATGGGGGCTTCGAGCGCATCCAGTTCCTGCTGGAACTCGGCTTCGAGCTCCTCGTATTTCTGCTGCTGGACTTTGAGGGCTTCCTTGGCGCGTTCGATGTCGTCGTATTCCTTCGCGGCGCGACCGACGCTGCGGGCCGCGGTGGAGGCTTTGCGGACGTTCGTCGCGCTGGCAATTTTACGACCCATGATAGCACCAAAGATGGTGGTGCCGATGGAGAGGAAGGAGCTCATTTTTTTGTCGCTGTACTGGGACTCTTCGCGGGCCACGCGTTCTTCTGCGGTGCGAATGCGGTTCTGGA harbors:
- a CDS encoding ankyrin repeat domain-containing protein: MNENGNDLSQLIELVPPPQQLTEIEQPGQWDVIQSEMGIILPNDLRDFALTYGSGTFKDSSGIFSLRVFNPFARPFKRDVVEMQRILEYHGSPFDVFPSSPGLFTWGADESRRQFCWLTNGSPDSWPVIFITGDRKFVRYDTSLSGFLVQLFSGQVDEFGLELDSAWFQERSGEIFFKPRKPYDASKWPPLLEAILMLDQKKTRQLLNEGVDPNAVLPNGESPLIAAIETACDEELVKILLHAGADPNFEGPEGRTALQLAASSDYAPDCVEILLSAGAKVSCKDEDGWTPLLLASNRKFEDRVRILLAHGADPNDQLPNGKTALQLARQSKIICKMLKAAGATVES